Proteins from one Vulgatibacter sp. genomic window:
- a CDS encoding response regulator transcription factor, translated as MGPRRILVVEDDGSITEVLGDLLRSEGYRVETAEDGQAGLSAILRQPPDLLLLDVMMPRMSGPELLVQLRALGLDRFPVVLMSAAPPPDHVALGAAAFVAKPFDLDEVVALVERLAGPALASAC; from the coding sequence ATGGGTCCCAGGCGCATTCTGGTGGTGGAAGACGACGGCTCGATCACCGAGGTACTCGGCGATCTGCTCCGGAGCGAGGGCTACCGGGTCGAGACGGCGGAGGATGGCCAGGCGGGCCTCTCCGCCATCCTGCGGCAGCCACCCGACCTCCTCCTGCTCGACGTGATGATGCCGCGGATGTCCGGCCCCGAGCTGCTCGTGCAGCTCCGGGCGTTGGGACTGGACCGCTTCCCGGTGGTGCTGATGAGCGCGGCGCCGCCGCCGGATCACGTGGCACTCGGCGCCGCCGCCTTCGTGGCCAAACCCTTCGACCTCGACGAAGTGGTCGCCCTGGTCGAGCGCCTCGCCGGCCCCGCCCTCGCCAGCGCCTGTTGA
- a CDS encoding NAD(P)/FAD-dependent oxidoreductase — MKQDRVVVLGGGYAGILAAQRIAGRAPAGTRVELISDRPHFTERIRLHERVAGSAPRRIPLQRLLGRAGVTIRVGRVEGIDRSAGTVRLDGGSVPFDLALVATGSRTDWERIAGAAEHALSPCDEEAAERMAAHVASGNLAPLVVVGGGLTAVETAAELAERGHVVRLVTAGPVLPDHAPAARAYAVGVLRALGVRLREETRVAVIERDAVHLADGETIAGRAVWCGGFVPHPIAYDADLAAAPSGQILVDASLRSRSDPRSFAAGDVARVEGSAHLRMGCVTAMPMGAHAADSIVARLRGKEADAFRFRFLVQCLSLGRRQGLVQTVDPWDRALPRFFRGRTGAWIKERVCRLSVGALEWEQRLPGLYRWPRPPLQHGAPLRERLLPR, encoded by the coding sequence ATGAAACAGGACAGGGTCGTGGTGCTCGGCGGCGGGTACGCAGGGATTCTCGCTGCACAGCGGATCGCCGGCAGAGCGCCTGCCGGGACCAGGGTCGAGCTGATCAGCGACCGGCCCCATTTCACCGAGCGCATCCGCCTGCACGAGCGGGTGGCTGGCTCGGCACCCCGCAGGATCCCGCTCCAGCGACTCCTCGGCAGGGCCGGCGTGACGATTCGCGTCGGGCGGGTCGAGGGGATCGACCGCAGCGCCGGCACCGTCCGCCTGGACGGCGGCTCCGTGCCCTTCGACCTGGCGCTGGTGGCGACGGGCAGCCGCACCGACTGGGAGCGCATCGCCGGCGCAGCCGAACACGCCCTCTCGCCCTGCGACGAGGAAGCGGCGGAGCGGATGGCGGCCCACGTCGCCAGCGGCAACCTCGCCCCGCTGGTCGTCGTCGGCGGCGGTCTGACCGCGGTCGAGACGGCGGCGGAGCTGGCGGAGCGCGGCCACGTGGTGCGGCTGGTCACCGCGGGCCCGGTGCTCCCCGACCACGCGCCCGCAGCCAGGGCGTACGCGGTGGGCGTCCTCCGCGCCCTGGGCGTGCGGCTGCGCGAGGAGACGCGGGTCGCCGTGATCGAGCGGGACGCCGTCCACCTCGCGGACGGCGAGACGATCGCCGGCAGGGCGGTCTGGTGCGGCGGCTTCGTTCCCCACCCGATCGCCTACGACGCCGATCTGGCGGCGGCGCCCTCCGGCCAGATCCTCGTCGACGCCTCGCTCCGCAGCCGATCCGATCCGCGGAGCTTCGCTGCGGGTGACGTGGCCCGGGTCGAGGGGAGCGCGCACCTGCGCATGGGCTGCGTCACCGCGATGCCGATGGGCGCCCACGCCGCCGACTCGATCGTCGCGCGGCTGCGGGGCAAGGAGGCCGACGCGTTCCGCTTCCGCTTCCTCGTCCAATGCCTCTCCCTGGGGCGGAGGCAGGGGCTCGTCCAGACCGTCGATCCGTGGGATCGGGCGCTGCCCCGCTTCTTCCGGGGCAGGACCGGCGCGTGGATCAAGGAGCGGGTCTGCCGCCTCTCCGTGGGCGCGCTGGAGTGGGAGCAGCGGCTGCCGGGACTCTATCGCTGGCCGCGACCCCCGCTGCAGCATGGCGCTCCGCTGCGTGAAAGGCTGCTGCCGCGATGA
- a CDS encoding cupin domain-containing protein, giving the protein MNRPILNLDQLELESPPFPGPERYGAKMARIAPRLGAKKLGYNLTVIAPGKAAFPFHNHWVKEELFLVLEGEGEVRIGSERYPLRQGDVLACPPGGKETAHQIVNTSQAELKIFAVSSEAQAELVEYPDTGKFGFLAQGPAGPDGEPRHLRFVSREELGLDYWEGE; this is encoded by the coding sequence GTGAACCGACCGATCCTCAATCTCGACCAGCTGGAGCTCGAGTCGCCCCCCTTCCCCGGACCGGAGCGCTACGGGGCGAAGATGGCCCGCATCGCGCCCCGCCTCGGGGCAAAAAAGCTCGGCTACAACCTCACCGTCATCGCCCCGGGCAAGGCGGCGTTCCCCTTCCACAACCATTGGGTGAAGGAGGAGCTCTTCCTCGTGCTCGAGGGGGAGGGCGAGGTGCGCATCGGCAGCGAGCGCTACCCCCTGCGCCAGGGCGACGTGCTCGCCTGCCCGCCGGGGGGCAAGGAGACGGCGCACCAGATCGTCAACACCTCGCAGGCCGAGCTCAAGATCTTCGCGGTGAGCTCGGAGGCGCAGGCCGAGCTGGTCGAGTACCCCGACACCGGCAAATTCGGCTTTCTCGCCCAGGGCCCCGCCGGGCCCGATGGCGAGCCACGCCACCTCCGCTTCGTCTCCCGCGAGGAGCTCGGCCTGGACTACTGGGAAGGCGAATAG